The proteins below are encoded in one region of Arenibacter algicola:
- a CDS encoding OmpP1/FadL family transporter — translation MKRNYTFILLLVCAFASAQNINDVLRLSGEGSYGTARFQGLNGAFGALGGDMSSLNINPAGSAVFNNSLLSLTGSNYNIKNDSRYFNGSRSTSLNSLDLNQVGGVFVFKSTNSNSPWRKIALAFNYDLVKNFDDDLLVSGISDQGIDNYFLDLANGVPFGPLLIQDGEYIEEAYLDIGSTLGFVDQQAFLGYYGGIIDPVDFSDDNNTDYISNAKYGTVNQDYSQSTTGYNSKFTANLASQYGDNLYLGASLNIHSVFLDKLTQLSERGFDTDSEIQTITFDNLLRTQGNGFSFSLGAIGKLNENFRIGGSYQSPTWYNLSDETSQKIYSDLADSDISFINFNIINIYEDYTIKIPGKLTGSLAMIFGKNGLLSFDYSYQDMSKAELRPGSDPSFASENDFISDKLSTVSTFRLGGEYRIEALSLRAGYRFEQSPYANGGTIGDLNGYSGGIGYNFGGSRLDLSYNYSTQDINKQLFDVGLPTPASITNKNSVVSLGYTLNF, via the coding sequence ATGAAAAGGAATTACACTTTCATTCTACTATTGGTATGTGCATTTGCCAGCGCCCAGAACATCAATGATGTTTTAAGGCTTAGCGGAGAGGGTTCTTATGGAACAGCACGTTTTCAAGGATTAAATGGGGCATTTGGCGCCTTGGGAGGAGATATGTCATCCCTAAACATAAATCCTGCAGGTTCGGCTGTTTTCAACAACAGCTTGTTATCCTTAACTGGATCCAATTACAATATTAAAAACGATTCCCGCTATTTCAACGGTAGCCGCAGCACCTCCTTGAATTCATTGGATCTCAACCAAGTTGGGGGTGTATTCGTATTTAAAAGCACCAACAGCAATTCTCCTTGGAGAAAAATTGCATTGGCATTTAATTATGACCTGGTGAAAAATTTTGACGATGACCTATTGGTTTCAGGCATTAGCGATCAGGGTATTGACAATTACTTTTTGGATTTGGCCAATGGAGTACCCTTTGGACCACTTTTAATACAAGACGGAGAGTATATAGAAGAAGCCTATCTGGACATAGGATCCACATTAGGATTTGTTGATCAGCAAGCATTTTTGGGATATTACGGCGGCATAATAGACCCTGTAGATTTCTCGGACGATAATAATACGGATTATATCTCCAATGCTAAATACGGCACTGTTAACCAAGATTACTCTCAGAGCACTACTGGATACAACAGTAAGTTTACCGCCAACTTGGCCTCGCAATACGGTGACAATTTGTATTTGGGAGCTTCCCTGAACATTCACAGTGTATTCCTGGACAAACTCACCCAATTGTCCGAAAGGGGTTTTGATACCGATTCTGAAATTCAGACTATAACCTTCGATAATCTACTTAGGACCCAAGGAAACGGTTTTTCCTTTAGTTTGGGAGCCATTGGGAAATTAAATGAAAATTTTAGAATTGGTGGTAGTTATCAATCCCCAACCTGGTACAATTTATCGGATGAAACCTCTCAAAAAATATATTCGGATCTGGCCGATAGTGATATTTCATTTATCAATTTTAATATCATAAATATTTATGAGGATTACACCATTAAAATACCGGGCAAACTAACCGGAAGTTTAGCTATGATTTTTGGTAAGAATGGCCTTTTAAGTTTCGACTATAGCTATCAAGATATGTCAAAAGCAGAGTTAAGACCGGGGTCCGATCCCAGTTTTGCCTCAGAAAACGATTTTATCTCCGATAAATTAAGCACCGTTTCAACTTTTAGATTAGGTGGTGAATACCGCATTGAAGCCCTAAGTTTAAGGGCGGGATACAGGTTTGAACAGAGTCCGTACGCCAATGGCGGCACCATTGGGGATTTAAATGGCTATTCAGGTGGTATAGGATATAATTTTGGAGGAAGCAGACTGGACCTATCCTACAACTACTCTACCCAGGACATAAACAAACAACTGTTTGATGTTGGCCTTCCAACACCAGCCAGTATAACCAATAAAAACTCCGTCGTAAGTTTGGGCTACACACTGAATTTCTAA